Proteins encoded together in one Telopea speciosissima isolate NSW1024214 ecotype Mountain lineage chromosome 4, Tspe_v1, whole genome shotgun sequence window:
- the LOC122660598 gene encoding high mobility group B protein 9-like, producing the protein MSSNEDKITELLPPLMGLVEKRYPSPLASHEDVVKNPTVFWETLRRFHSVLGTKFMVPIIGGKELDLYLLYVEVTGRGGFQKVVREKKWRDVGGVFKFSPTTTSASFVLRKHYMSLLYYYEQVYFFKLQGPLLTPTAVSPTLKSPSCRSVMSDRMESASESIQQTPNQQLQQQLQLHMPHKRSTSSPYLDTVDPPYYPVMGTINGKFDCGYLVTVKLGSDVLHGVLYYPPALGSSCSIQTDNAIVPYNPALRHQGRRRRRRGRRGVDPSHPKPNRSGYNFFFAEKHSNLKTLYPTREREFTKMIGESWSKLSPEERMVYQNIGLKDKERYKRELKEYKERLKLLEPMEVRRTEPPPKKLK; encoded by the exons ATGTCGTCAAATGAGGATAAAATTACGGAGTTGCTGCCACCGTTGATGGGGCTGGTGGAAAAGCGTTATCCTTCACCACTGGCTTCTCATGAGGATGTCGTTAAGAATCCTACCGTCTTCTGGGAAACCCTCCGGCGATTTCATTCTGTTCTTGGTACTAAGTTCAT GGTTCCGATTATTGGAGGGAAGGAGCTGGATTTGTATCTTCTGTACGTGGAAGTTACCGGGAGAGGTGGTTTTCAGAAG GTGgttagagaaaagaaatggagggATGTGGGTGGAGTTTTCAAGTTCTCTCCCACCACAACAAGCGCTTCTTTTGTGTTGAGAAAGCATTACATGAGCCTCCTCTATTACTATGAACAGGTCTACTTCTTTAAGCTACAGGGTCCCTTGCTCACTCCTACTG CGGTGTCGCCGACTCTTAAGAGCCCATCTTGCAGATCTGTAATGTCTGATCGCATGGAATCTGCTTCTGAGTCCATACAACAGACGCCAAACCAGCAGCTACAGCAACAACTGCAACTGCATATGCCCCACAAAAGGTCGACAAGCTCGCCTTATTTGGATACTGTAG ATCCTCCATATTACCCTGTAATGGGAACCATTAATGGGAAATTTGACTGTGGCTATTTGGTCACTGTGAAATTGGGTTCTGATGTCCTCCATGGAGTACTTTACTATCCTCCAGCATTGGGTTCTTCTTGTTCTATCCAGACCGACAATGCAATTGTGCCTTACAACCCTGCACTACGGCATCAgggtaggaggaggaggaggagaggcaGAAGGGGTGTAGACCCAAGCCACCCAAAACCAAACAGGAGTGGTTACAACTTCTTCTTTGCTGAAAAACATTCTAATCTCAAAACCCTCTATCcaacaagagaaagagagtttaCCAAAATGATTGGAGAGTCCTGGAGTAAACTCAGCCCAGAAGAAAGGATG gTTTACCAGAACATTGGATTAAAAGACAAGGAGAGATACAAGAGAGAATTGAAGGAATACAAAGAGAGATTGAAGCTTTTGGAGCCAATGGAAGTTAGAAGAACTGAACCTCCACCCAAAAAGCTGAAATGA